A portion of the Mustela erminea isolate mMusErm1 chromosome 19, mMusErm1.Pri, whole genome shotgun sequence genome contains these proteins:
- the LOC116579751 gene encoding binder of sperm protein homolog 2-like — MYGDSMYYNCISLHSDYDWCSLDKKFQGRWRYCTGKDPPKCAFPFLYRKKLFYECTKNGYVLNRSWCSLTKNYNQDGKWKQCSPFGL, encoded by the exons atgtatGGCGACTCCATGTACTACAACTGCATCTCCCTCCACAGCGATTATGACTGGTGCTCACTCGACAAGAAATTCCAAGGCAGATGGCGGTACTGCACGGGGAAAG aTCCCCCCAAGTGTGCCTTCCCCTTCCTCTACAGAAAAAAGCTCTTTTATGAATGCACCAAGAATGGCTATGTTTTGAATCGGAGTTGGTGCTCATTGACAAAAAATTATAACCAAGATGGGAAATGGAAGCAGTGCTCTCCTTTTGG TCTCTAA